GGGATTTAGCGCTTTCGGCAGCCATGAAGCGGGCCAAGATGTGCGGTTGGCCGAAATAGCCCAAGCCCCAAGCGGCGGTAGAGATAATGCCGATGAAAGTAGTACCGGCAAACAGGCTGCCGTATTCTTTACCGGTAGAAGCGGCAACTTGTTGGATGGCAGCATTCATTTGATCTGCACCGCCCAAACCCAAGTACACCATTACAGGAGTCAGTACCAATGCAAAAATCATCAAAGAAGCTTGCAGGGTATCGGTCCAGCTTACGGCCAAGAAACCGCCCAAGAAAGTGTAGGCGATGGTCGCACCGGCACCCAGCCACATGGCTTGAGTGTAAGACATACCGTGGAACAGGCTTTGGAACAGGGTAGCACCGGCTACGATGCCTGAAGCACAGTAAATAGTGAAGAAGAACAAGATAATCAGTGCAGAAACCACTTTCATCAAGTGACCGCCGGCACCGAAGCGGTGGAAGAAGTAATCAGGAAGCGTCAGCGCGTTGTTGGCGTATTCGGTATGTACGCGCAGACGGCCTGCAACTAACAGCCAGTTGAGGTATGCACCCACAATCAGACCAATGGCAATCCAAGCTTCATTCAAACCGCTCAGGTAAATGGCACCTGGCAAGCCCATCAAAAGCCAACCTGACATATCGGAAGCACCGGCAGACATCGCGGTCACGAACGGACCTAAGCTGCGGCCACCGAGAATGTAGTCGTCGAAGTTTCGTGTTGAAAAATAGGCGGCGAGGCCGATCAGTAATACGGCGACCAAATAGATCGCGAAAGTGATATACATGGGATTCATGTACTTATTCCTCATCTAACTTTTAAAACGGGTTTTGAAATTGCAAGTAATTCATACCCAAACTTTTTTCTAATAAAAATACAGCTTAAAAATCCTGTTTTTTGCGAGAGAGACAGGATAAATTATTTTCAAATACAATAAAATACGAAATTTTAATGTATTAAATTGTAAATAATTTAAACCAGCATACCGTAAAAAGTCGCTTTTGCAAAGCGAAGAACTCAGCCTTTATTCGAAATTGATGCCGCCTTTTGGCTAAGTCATTTAAAAACATAAAAATATATAAATTTTTACCGATGATGACGAAGGAAAGTGTGTGAAACTATCTTTCCTGATGTTTTTTGGGGATTAAAGAGAAAAAGTAATTAAACGACTTGGACTTTCAGACGGCCCTGTGCAGAAACCCCGTATCTGTGTCGGGCAGATACGGGGTTTTTAGAAAAAAGACTACATTAAATAGAAAAATCGTCTTTTAGTAAGTGTTTGTAAGCAAAGAGATAAGAGGCTGCGACAAAGGATGACCCGCCCAGGACGTTGCCTAAGAAAACGGGAATCATATTGTAGAAAAATTGACCCCAGCTGACATTTGCGCCCGCCCAAATACCGGCCGGAATGATGAACATATTGGCAACAAAGTGTTGGAAACCGATTAATACGAAGATCATAACCGGGAACCACATGGCTAAGATTCGTCCTGAAGTATGGCGTGCGCCGAAGTAAAACCAGATGCCCATACACACCATCCAGTTACATGCGATGGCAGAAACGAATGCGCGGCCGAAGTCCATATTGACTTTAGCTTCGGCAATGGCAATGGTTTTCGCTGCGGCCGGCCCTTCGGCAAGGCCGACATAGTGGCCGAGGAAATAGGCCATGGCTACGGCGCCTGCCAGATTGCCCAAGCTGACAATCAGCCAGTTGCGCACCAGTTTGTGGGTGCTGACGCGGCCGGTTAATCTGCCCAAAGCCATAATCATCATATTGCCTGTTGCCAACTCGCCGCCGCCGATTAAGATACAAATCAGTGCGATAGGGAACACGGATGCGCCCAAAAGGGCGGCCAGGCCGTTCCATTCGGCTGGAATGCCGCTGATGACGCGCAGGCAGGCAAGATAGCCGAAGCCGACATAACCGCCGCCTAAGAAACTCAAAATCACCAACATTTTGATGCTGAATTCAGATTTGGTGCAACTCTTGCCGATGGCGTCCTGCAAAATTTCATGAGGGAACAGGTCTCGTGTATCCATGAAGTTTCCTTAAGGTTAATATAAGAATAAAAATATCTTTCTTTATCATACGGATGGCGAGTTTGCCTGAGAATATGGCGGACAGGAAATAACGGCTGATTGTAAGGATAGAAGCGTAGGTTATATATTGGCAACCGATGTGTGAAAGGCCGTCTGAAAGCAATACTTTCAGACGGCCTTTAGATGGGGGAATGGGAATTATAAGCGCGTTACGCTTAAAACGCCTTTGATGTCGCCCAGACTGGCTAATACGCGCGGCAGGTCGTTGACTTGGCGGACTTCAAGGGTAAAGCGCATGCTGGCTTCCAAATCGCGCGATTGGGTTTGCACCGCGGTAACGTTGAGCTTGTGCCGCGCCAGCGCATCCGAAACGTCGCGCAGCAAACCGGAGCGGTCTTGGGCGCGGATTTCGACATCGACGGCAAACACTTGTCCTTCCTGCAGGGCTGCCCAGCTCGCATTCAACACTTTTTCAGGCGCTTGTTCAGCAAGGTGGCGGAAAGAAGGGCAGGTGTTGCGGTGGACGGAAATACCGCGGTCGCGTGTAACGAAACCGATGATGTCGTCCGGAGGTGCCGGTTTGCAGCATTTGGCAAGCGTGGTCATCAAGCCGTCTTCGCCGTCAATCAAAATGCCGTTTTTGCCGCCTTTTTTGATTTTAGACTGCTTGACGATATTGGTTTCATCAATCGGCACGGGAGGCGGTTCATTCAGCGCGCCGCAGGCTTTGTGGATGGCGCGGTTGGAAACTTCGCCCTGACCGATGGCCGTATAGAGTTCGTCGGTTTTTTTGAAGCCGAGTTTTTCCGCCAATGCTTGCAGATTGGGTTTGGGGAAGATTTTCGACAACTGTTTGTCCAACTGGGCGCGGCCTTCTTCGCGCACGGTATCCGCATTTTGCTGGCGGATGTAGGCACGGATTTTGCTGATGGCGCGGTTGGATTTGACCCAGCCTTCGTAGAGCCAGTTGACGGAAGGATTTCCCTCTTTGGCGGTAATGATTTCAACGCGTTGACCGTTTTCCAACGGCGTTGACAGCGGTACGATTTGCCCTTCGACTTTTGCGCCGCGGCAACGGTCGCCTACGCTGCTGTGCAGGGCATAGGCAAAGTCGATGGGAGTAGCGCCCGTAGGCAGGGAGAGGACTTTGCCGTGCGGGGTCAAAACATAAATCGTATCGTTGAAAAGTTCGGTTTTAAAGGCGGCGGCAAGGTCTTCTTTGCCGCTTTCGGCCATGTTTTCGCGCCAGTCTAGGAGTTGGCGCAACCAAGCGATTTTCTGTTCATAGGCGGAATCACCCTTGCCACCTTCTTTATAACGCCAGTGGGCGGCAACACCGAATTCGTTGAATTGGTGCATGTCGAAGGTACGTATTTGGACTTCCACGCCTTTGTCTTCCGGACCGACGATAACGGTGTGCAAACTTTTATAGCCGTTGCCTTTCGGGTTGGCGATATAGTCGTCAAACTCGCCTGGAATCGGCTGCCAGAGGCTGTGGACAATGCCCAAGGTGGTGTAACACTCGGGAATGGTGTCCACCAAAATCCGTACGGCGCGGATGTCGAACAAACCGTCGAAAGTAAGCTTTTTCTTCACCATTTTTTTGTAAATGGAGTAGATGTGCTTCGGTCTTCCGGCAACTTCAAAATGAATATTGTATTTTTTCAGTTCCGTACGCAGGATATTGAGGAAGTTTTCGATGTATTCGAGGCGCTCGGTGCGCTTTTCG
This region of Neisseria subflava genomic DNA includes:
- a CDS encoding formate/nitrite transporter family protein, which produces MDTRDLFPHEILQDAIGKSCTKSEFSIKMLVILSFLGGGYVGFGYLACLRVISGIPAEWNGLAALLGASVFPIALICILIGGGELATGNMMIMALGRLTGRVSTHKLVRNWLIVSLGNLAGAVAMAYFLGHYVGLAEGPAAAKTIAIAEAKVNMDFGRAFVSAIACNWMVCMGIWFYFGARHTSGRILAMWFPVMIFVLIGFQHFVANMFIIPAGIWAGANVSWGQFFYNMIPVFLGNVLGGSSFVAASYLFAYKHLLKDDFSI
- a CDS encoding RelA/SpoT family protein; its protein translation is MTTIRQTPQTSSATLEGLLAWFDGYVAALPDSDKNLIQTAFDLSKEHYPADALTTYGEPLMEHFLGSMQIVSELDLLPDAVAATILSDIGQYVPTWQELVTERCNSTVCELVKGVDEVQKLTQFARVDSLATPEERAQQAETMRKMLLAMVTDIRVVLIKLAMRTRTLQFLSNVPDNPEKRAVAKETLDIFAPLANRLGVWQLKWQLEDLGFRHQEPEKYREIALLLDEKRTERLEYIENFLNILRTELKKYNIHFEVAGRPKHIYSIYKKMVKKKLTFDGLFDIRAVRILVDTIPECYTTLGIVHSLWQPIPGEFDDYIANPKGNGYKSLHTVIVGPEDKGVEVQIRTFDMHQFNEFGVAAHWRYKEGGKGDSAYEQKIAWLRQLLDWRENMAESGKEDLAAAFKTELFNDTIYVLTPHGKVLSLPTGATPIDFAYALHSSVGDRCRGAKVEGQIVPLSTPLENGQRVEIITAKEGNPSVNWLYEGWVKSNRAISKIRAYIRQQNADTVREEGRAQLDKQLSKIFPKPNLQALAEKLGFKKTDELYTAIGQGEVSNRAIHKACGALNEPPPVPIDETNIVKQSKIKKGGKNGILIDGEDGLMTTLAKCCKPAPPDDIIGFVTRDRGISVHRNTCPSFRHLAEQAPEKVLNASWAALQEGQVFAVDVEIRAQDRSGLLRDVSDALARHKLNVTAVQTQSRDLEASMRFTLEVRQVNDLPRVLASLGDIKGVLSVTRL
- the putP gene encoding sodium/proline symporter PutP, which codes for MNPMYITFAIYLVAVLLIGLAAYFSTRNFDDYILGGRSLGPFVTAMSAGASDMSGWLLMGLPGAIYLSGLNEAWIAIGLIVGAYLNWLLVAGRLRVHTEYANNALTLPDYFFHRFGAGGHLMKVVSALIILFFFTIYCASGIVAGATLFQSLFHGMSYTQAMWLGAGATIAYTFLGGFLAVSWTDTLQASLMIFALVLTPVMVYLGLGGADQMNAAIQQVAASTGKEYGSLFAGTTFIGIISTAAWGLGYFGQPHILARFMAAESAKSLVSARRIGMTWMILCMAGAVAVGYFGIAYFGANPAHVEEMNGNHERIFIALATLLFNPWIAGIILSAILAAVMSTLSCQLLVCSSAITEDFYKGFLRKNAQQAELVWIGRVMVLAIAVISILIASDPESKVLGLVAYAWAGFGAAFGPVVILSVLWKRITAYGALSGMIAGALTVVVWAEWIKKPALAAQETGFATVYEIVPGFIICTLVIVLVSLIDKKPSRELQERFEKADAEYRASK